The Plutella xylostella chromosome 30, ilPluXylo3.1, whole genome shotgun sequence genome contains a region encoding:
- the LOC105391748 gene encoding fatty acyl-CoA reductase wat isoform X1, with the protein MCGNGRTMNHTLADSPLLETTLTRDKMERWVKAQVKGERAGLDVYGSASEKQMKELENIRNLSKELQENLHELETSVRIADVENQALNPTAPIPDYSEDHEFVSANQLDNYYAEEDIQDAKEEERQRLTKGKAGRTDIQAFYKDQCVLLTGGTGFLGKVLIEKLLRSCGDIDTIFVLVRSKKGKDPRARIHEMLDDFLFQRAHEENPKGIYKVVPVVGDMELPGLGLSEEDRKNLTSKVTVIINAAATVKFDEKLPVATAINVRGTKEVIKLARECRNLRAITHVSTAFANTHVKFIEEKFYDPPMSVEALEAVAELDDTVLEGITSKLLGKYPNTYCFTKAVAESAVRKYGEGMPICIVRPAIVVSTYEEPVRGWTDSLYGPTGLMIGIGTGVLRTMYMDTSKVADLVPVDLTVNAILASAWHTAKHFKENQTSHIPIYNFVSGAQNPVTWGEFIEVNRKHGIDKPTTKAVWYYGLNPTSNYYMFLFYNFFLHYLPALIIDGYCRIVGRRRAMLKFYHKVMKLANILFYFSTQDWRFSDQSVRNMWDTLSEQDKAVFPFSIADMNWEYLAETFLVGLRVYLVKDDLSTLPEARKKWNRLYYMHLTLKLVTLGLVLNIAYYVLRFMSRIVFG; encoded by the exons ATGTGCGGTAATGGTAG AACAATGAACCACACGCTGGCCGACTCCCCGCTGCTGGAGACCACTCTAACCAGAGACAAGATGGAGCGCTGGGTCAAGGCTCAGGTCAAGGGCGAGAGGGCTGGCCTGGACGTCTACGGCAGTGCCAGTGAGAAACAGATGAAGGAGCTGGAGAATATCAGGAACTTGAGCAAGGAGCTGCAGGAGAATTTGCAT GAGCTAGAAACCTCAGTCCGCATAGCCGACGTCGAAAACCAGGCTCTAAACCCGACAGCACCAATCCCCGATTATTCCGAGGACCACGAGTTCGTTTCTGCCAACCAACTGGACAATTATTATGCCGAGGAAGACATCCAAGACGCGAAGGAGGAAGAGAGACAACGTCTTACGAAGGGTAAAGCTGGAAGGACTGATATTCAGGCGTTTTATAAGGACCAGTGTGTGCTTTTGACGGGCGGGACGGGGTTTTTGGGCAAAG TATTGATTGAGAAGCTATTGAGGTCTTGCGGCGATATTGACACAATATTTGTGCTTGTCCGGAGCAAGAAAGGAAAAGATCCCAGAGCCAGAATACATGAGATGTTAGATGacttt CTGTTCCAAAGAGCTCACGAAGAGAACCCCAAGGGCATCTATAAGGTGGTCCCGGTGGTGGGCGACATGGAGCTGCCGGGGCTCGGCCTCAGCGAGGAAGATAGGAAGAACCTCACTAGCAAG GTGACAGTGATAATAAACGCAGCTGCCACCGTCAAGTTCGACGAGAAGCTGCCAGTAGCCACCGCCATCAACGTCCGGGGCACCAAGGAGGTCATCAAGCTAGCCCGGGAGTGCCGCAACCTGCGCGCCATCACCCACGTGTCCACGGCATTTGCCAATACGCATGTCAAGTTTATTGAGGAGAA aTTCTACGACCCACCAATGAGCGTCGAGGCCTTGGAGGCCGTCGCGGAATTAGACGACACAGTCCTTGAAGGCATCACCTCAAA GCTGCTGGGCAAGTACCCCAACACGTACTGCTTCACGAAGGCCGTGGCGGAGTCCGCCGTGCGCAAGTACGGGGAGGGCATGCCCATCTGCATCGTGCGACCGGCTATAG TGGTGTCTACATACGAGGAGCCGGTGCGGGGGTGGACGGACAGCCTCTACGGACCCACAGGTCTGATGATCGGGATCGGCACTGGG GTCCTCCGCACCATGTACATGGACACGAGCAAGGTGGCGGACCTGGTGCCCGTGGACCTCACCGTCAACGCCATCCTCGCCTCCGCCTGGCACACCGCCAAGCACTTTAAGGAGAa CCAAACATCCCACATCCCGATCTACAACTTCGTGTCCGGGGCACAGAACCCGGTCACGTGGGGCGAGTTCATAGAGGTCAACAGGAAGCACGGCATCGACAAGCCCACTACTAAGGCTGTTTG GTATTACGGTCTGAACCCTACGAGCAACTACTACATGTTTCTGTTCTACAACTTCTTCCTGCACTACCTGCCGGCGCTGATCATTGATGGCTACTGTCGTATTGTGGGGCGGAGACGCGC AATGCTGAAGTTCTACCACAAAGTGATGAAGCTAGCGAACATTCTCTTCTACTTCTCCACACAAGACTGGCGCTTCTCCGACCAATCCGTCCGCAACATGTGGGACACCCTCTCCGAACAAGACAAAGCTGTATTCCCCTTCAGCATCGCAGACATGAACTGGGAGTACTTGGCCGAAACGTTCTTAGTCG GCCTTCGAGTTTACCTCGTAAAAGATGACCTTTCAACGCTGCCCGAGGCTAGAAAGAAGTGGAACAG gTTGTACTACATGCATTTGACACTTAAGTTGGTAACTCTGGGGTTGGTCCTCAACATCGCATACTACGTTCTACGGTTCATGTCTAGAATTGTCTTTGGTTAA
- the LOC105391748 gene encoding fatty acyl-CoA reductase wat isoform X2 produces MNHTLADSPLLETTLTRDKMERWVKAQVKGERAGLDVYGSASEKQMKELENIRNLSKELQENLHELETSVRIADVENQALNPTAPIPDYSEDHEFVSANQLDNYYAEEDIQDAKEEERQRLTKGKAGRTDIQAFYKDQCVLLTGGTGFLGKVLIEKLLRSCGDIDTIFVLVRSKKGKDPRARIHEMLDDFLFQRAHEENPKGIYKVVPVVGDMELPGLGLSEEDRKNLTSKVTVIINAAATVKFDEKLPVATAINVRGTKEVIKLARECRNLRAITHVSTAFANTHVKFIEEKFYDPPMSVEALEAVAELDDTVLEGITSKLLGKYPNTYCFTKAVAESAVRKYGEGMPICIVRPAIVVSTYEEPVRGWTDSLYGPTGLMIGIGTGVLRTMYMDTSKVADLVPVDLTVNAILASAWHTAKHFKENQTSHIPIYNFVSGAQNPVTWGEFIEVNRKHGIDKPTTKAVWYYGLNPTSNYYMFLFYNFFLHYLPALIIDGYCRIVGRRRAMLKFYHKVMKLANILFYFSTQDWRFSDQSVRNMWDTLSEQDKAVFPFSIADMNWEYLAETFLVGLRVYLVKDDLSTLPEARKKWNRLYYMHLTLKLVTLGLVLNIAYYVLRFMSRIVFG; encoded by the exons ATGAACCACACGCTGGCCGACTCCCCGCTGCTGGAGACCACTCTAACCAGAGACAAGATGGAGCGCTGGGTCAAGGCTCAGGTCAAGGGCGAGAGGGCTGGCCTGGACGTCTACGGCAGTGCCAGTGAGAAACAGATGAAGGAGCTGGAGAATATCAGGAACTTGAGCAAGGAGCTGCAGGAGAATTTGCAT GAGCTAGAAACCTCAGTCCGCATAGCCGACGTCGAAAACCAGGCTCTAAACCCGACAGCACCAATCCCCGATTATTCCGAGGACCACGAGTTCGTTTCTGCCAACCAACTGGACAATTATTATGCCGAGGAAGACATCCAAGACGCGAAGGAGGAAGAGAGACAACGTCTTACGAAGGGTAAAGCTGGAAGGACTGATATTCAGGCGTTTTATAAGGACCAGTGTGTGCTTTTGACGGGCGGGACGGGGTTTTTGGGCAAAG TATTGATTGAGAAGCTATTGAGGTCTTGCGGCGATATTGACACAATATTTGTGCTTGTCCGGAGCAAGAAAGGAAAAGATCCCAGAGCCAGAATACATGAGATGTTAGATGacttt CTGTTCCAAAGAGCTCACGAAGAGAACCCCAAGGGCATCTATAAGGTGGTCCCGGTGGTGGGCGACATGGAGCTGCCGGGGCTCGGCCTCAGCGAGGAAGATAGGAAGAACCTCACTAGCAAG GTGACAGTGATAATAAACGCAGCTGCCACCGTCAAGTTCGACGAGAAGCTGCCAGTAGCCACCGCCATCAACGTCCGGGGCACCAAGGAGGTCATCAAGCTAGCCCGGGAGTGCCGCAACCTGCGCGCCATCACCCACGTGTCCACGGCATTTGCCAATACGCATGTCAAGTTTATTGAGGAGAA aTTCTACGACCCACCAATGAGCGTCGAGGCCTTGGAGGCCGTCGCGGAATTAGACGACACAGTCCTTGAAGGCATCACCTCAAA GCTGCTGGGCAAGTACCCCAACACGTACTGCTTCACGAAGGCCGTGGCGGAGTCCGCCGTGCGCAAGTACGGGGAGGGCATGCCCATCTGCATCGTGCGACCGGCTATAG TGGTGTCTACATACGAGGAGCCGGTGCGGGGGTGGACGGACAGCCTCTACGGACCCACAGGTCTGATGATCGGGATCGGCACTGGG GTCCTCCGCACCATGTACATGGACACGAGCAAGGTGGCGGACCTGGTGCCCGTGGACCTCACCGTCAACGCCATCCTCGCCTCCGCCTGGCACACCGCCAAGCACTTTAAGGAGAa CCAAACATCCCACATCCCGATCTACAACTTCGTGTCCGGGGCACAGAACCCGGTCACGTGGGGCGAGTTCATAGAGGTCAACAGGAAGCACGGCATCGACAAGCCCACTACTAAGGCTGTTTG GTATTACGGTCTGAACCCTACGAGCAACTACTACATGTTTCTGTTCTACAACTTCTTCCTGCACTACCTGCCGGCGCTGATCATTGATGGCTACTGTCGTATTGTGGGGCGGAGACGCGC AATGCTGAAGTTCTACCACAAAGTGATGAAGCTAGCGAACATTCTCTTCTACTTCTCCACACAAGACTGGCGCTTCTCCGACCAATCCGTCCGCAACATGTGGGACACCCTCTCCGAACAAGACAAAGCTGTATTCCCCTTCAGCATCGCAGACATGAACTGGGAGTACTTGGCCGAAACGTTCTTAGTCG GCCTTCGAGTTTACCTCGTAAAAGATGACCTTTCAACGCTGCCCGAGGCTAGAAAGAAGTGGAACAG gTTGTACTACATGCATTTGACACTTAAGTTGGTAACTCTGGGGTTGGTCCTCAACATCGCATACTACGTTCTACGGTTCATGTCTAGAATTGTCTTTGGTTAA
- the LOC105396541 gene encoding zinc transporter ZIP9 isoform X2, whose product MEGTWVLILLALVMLVGSYTAGIIPLNVSMSEDKLKKVTIFGAGLLVGTALAVIIPEGVRALFSDTQKPTVQSEVFTAAAVDTHEGDLHSVIGITLVLGFVFMLLVDQVSSRHTDSSNPVEKNVTATIGLVVHAAADGVALGAAATTSHADVELVVFLAIMLHKAPAAFGLVTFLMHAGLERSRIRRHLLIFSCAAPVMTLLTFFCIGAESKQTMSDVNATGIAMLFSAGTFLYVATVHVLPELTHPHSHTHTLLPTDSMPQKKAGFGSLSVCETVILVCGALMPCVLTMGHHH is encoded by the exons ATGGAAGGGACTTGGGTGCTGATTTTACTGGCTTTGGTGATGCTGGTGGGGTCCTACACAGCAGGAATCATCCCCCTCAATGTCAGCATGTCTGAG GACAAGCTGAAGAAAGTGACAATATTCGGTGCAGGCCTGCTGGTGGGCACGGCACTGGCCGTGATCATCCCCGAGGGGGTCCGGGCATTGTTCAGTGACACACAGAAACCGACAGTGCAGAGCGAGGTGTTCACGGCAGCGGCTGTTGACACACATGAAGGGGATCTGCATTCTGTTATCGGGATCACTTTGGTTTTGG GCTTTGTCTTCATGCTGCTGGTGGACCAGGTGTCCTCGCGGCACACGGACTCCAGCAATCCCGTGGAGAAGAATGTCACTGCTACTATTGGACTAGTGGTGCACGCTGCAG CTGACGGCGTGGCGCTGGGCGCAGCCGCCACCACCTCCCATGCTGACGTGGAACTG GTGGTGTTCCTGGCCATCATGCTGCACAAGGCGCCCGCCGCCTTCGGGCTGGTCACCTTCCTCATGCACGCCGGGTTAGAGAG GAGCCGCATCCGCCGCCACCTCCTCATATTCTCGTGCGCGGCGCCGGTCATGACCCTGCTCACCTTCTTCTGCATCGGCGCGGAGAGCAAGCAGACCATGAGCGATGTTAATGCCACTG GTATAGCGATGCTGTTCTCAGCCGGCACCTTCCTATACGTGGCGACAGTGCACGTGCTGCCCGAACTGACACACCCGCACTCGCACACTCACACGCTCCTGCCCACAGACTCTATGCCTCAGAAGAAGGCGGGTTTCGGCAGTTTATCTGTGTGCGAGACCGTCATTCTAGTCTGTGGCGCTTTGATGCCGTGTGTGCTGACTATGGGACATCATCATTAG
- the LOC105396541 gene encoding zinc transporter ZIP9 isoform X1, whose translation MEGTWVLILLALVMLVGSYTAGIIPLNVSMSEDKLKKVTIFGAGLLVGTALAVIIPEGVRALFSDTQKPTVQSEVFTAAAVDTHEGDLHSVIGITLVLGFVFMLLVDQVSSRHTDSSNPVEKNVTATIGLVVHAAADGVALGAAATTSHADVELVVFLAIMLHKAPAAFGLVTFLMHAGLERSRIRRHLLIFSCAAPVMTLLTFFCIGAESKQTMSDVNATGIAMLFSAGTFLYVATVHVLPELTHPHSHTHTLLPTDSMPQKKAGFGSLSVCETVILVCGALMPCVLTMGHHH comes from the exons ATGGAAGGGACTTGGGTGCTGATTTTACTGGCTTTGGTGATGCTGGTGGGGTCCTACACAGCAGGAATCATCCCCCTCAATGTCAGCATGTCTGAG GACAAGCTGAAGAAAGTGACAATATTCGGTGCAGGCCTGCTGGTGGGCACGGCACTGGCCGTGATCATCCCCGAGGGGGTCCGGGCATTGTTCAGTGACACACAGAAACCGACAGTGCAGAGCGAGGTGTTCACGGCAGCGGCTGTTGACACACATGAAGGGGATCTGCATTCTGTTATCGGGATCACTTTGGTTTTGG GCTTTGTCTTCATGCTGCTGGTGGACCAGGTGTCCTCGCGGCACACGGACTCCAGCAATCCCGTGGAGAAGAATGTCACTGCTACTATTGGACTAGTGGTGCACGCTGCAG CTGACGGCGTGGCGCTGGGCGCAGCCGCCACCACCTCCCATGCTGACGTGGAACTGGTGGTGTTCCTGGCCATCATGCTGCACAAGGCGCCCGCCGCCTTCGGGCTGGTCACCTTCCTCATGCACGCCGGGCTAGAGAG GAGCCGCATCCGCCGCCACCTCCTCATATTCTCGTGCGCGGCGCCGGTCATGACCCTGCTCACCTTCTTCTGCATCGGCGCGGAGAGCAAGCAGACCATGAGCGATGTTAATGCCACTG GTATAGCGATGCTGTTCTCAGCCGGCACCTTCCTATACGTGGCGACAGTGCACGTGCTGCCCGAACTGACACACCCGCACTCGCACACTCACACGCTCCTGCCCACAGACTCTATGCCTCAGAAGAAGGCGGGTTTCGGCAGTTTATCTGTGTGCGAGACCGTCATTCTAGTCTGTGGCGCTTTGATGCCGTGTGTGCTGACTATGGGACATCATCATTAG